The following proteins come from a genomic window of Nitrospirota bacterium:
- a CDS encoding phosphate/phosphite/phosphonate ABC transporter substrate-binding protein: protein MMKTLLPLLPILILAAACSREEPPVAVDMTKRAEVAVKREPNSITFAYLPQYSHLVSYKRQNLLVEYLKNETGLNVKQVYPDTFDEQVKMFGQGKIDISFSNPFVYIKLSRLYGARALARVVELDGKKDFRGMIICRKDNPDVQTIDDCRGKRWIATDPSSAGGYLFALGHFIDHGIGKSDFARIDFAPGPGGKQEKVVLAVHAGKYDIGSVREGTLAVVADRIDVGELRVLAYTRSYPGWVYAVRRDLDSAVADTIRQALLKLDGKDPGHKKILDAAAISGVVASSESEFDPVRALAVKAGLDLSEEP from the coding sequence ATGATGAAAACGCTACTGCCTCTCTTGCCGATACTGATCCTTGCCGCAGCCTGCAGCCGGGAGGAGCCGCCGGTCGCGGTCGATATGACGAAGCGCGCCGAGGTCGCGGTAAAGCGGGAGCCGAACAGCATTACCTTCGCCTATCTGCCCCAATACTCCCACCTCGTCTCCTATAAGCGGCAGAACCTGCTCGTCGAATACCTGAAGAACGAGACGGGCCTGAACGTCAAGCAGGTCTATCCCGATACCTTCGACGAGCAGGTGAAGATGTTCGGCCAGGGGAAGATCGATATCTCCTTCTCGAACCCCTTCGTCTACATAAAGCTCTCCCGTCTTTACGGCGCCCGGGCACTGGCGCGGGTCGTCGAGCTCGACGGGAAAAAGGATTTTCGCGGGATGATCATCTGCCGCAAGGACAATCCCGATGTTCAGACCATCGACGACTGCCGGGGGAAGCGGTGGATAGCGACCGACCCTTCCTCTGCCGGAGGATACCTCTTTGCGCTCGGGCACTTTATCGACCACGGTATCGGGAAGAGCGATTTTGCCCGGATAGACTTCGCACCCGGTCCCGGAGGAAAACAGGAAAAGGTGGTCCTCGCCGTGCATGCCGGAAAGTACGATATCGGTTCCGTCCGGGAGGGGACCCTGGCGGTGGTGGCGGACAGGATCGATGTGGGCGAATTGAGGGTGCTCGCGTATACCCGCTCCTATCCCGGCTGGGTCTACGCGGTCCGCCGGGACCTGGACAGCGCTGTCGCGGATACGATACGGCAGGCGCTCCTGAAACTCGACGGAAAGGACCCCGGGCACAAGAAAATTCTCGATGCAGCCGCCATCAGCGGCGTTGTCGCTTCGAGCGAAAGCGAATTCGATCCCGTGCGCGCGTTAGCGGTCAAAGCCGGCCTTGACCTGAGTGAGGAGCCGTGA
- a CDS encoding ATP-binding protein, with translation MRFVYRINRRLRLRTKISLSIILILLALGSGLSLVISRIASEALLEENKMRGISGAVSLGSRAAEPLLTMDFLEMKKAVDEVVRGNKDLSYVFIQDRYGEPLVHTFTGGFPVDLKAVNTVADGTGHHVRLITTGAEVIYDVAVPVMAGSDRLGTARVGMSRAHAQQVVSKLVGATVLSTVLGILIAGFVSTALARTVTKRIRLLHDSAEELIKGNLDISMLPEVKQQCWETMKCAKRECPAYGNTRQRCWYLVGTLCQSCVEKNYEDKIRNCFDCKVYRGNTGDEIQDLSEFFNIMALILRDRLQALLKTEASLKQQQQLFRTILDVTPDSVSLQDRSFRFQAVNQSFCRMAGRGEDEIIGKTDADLFNPELAEVNRQENLRIVETGESLSAERKTRKAGGIRWFHLVKTPVFDADGSVAGILCNSTDITELKRLHEQIIRSQKMESLGQLAAGVAHEINTPLGIILGNTQLLLEDTAAGTEAHETLQTIEKYARISKKIVADLLHFSRHAQSVKRPLDINSTLTQVVDIVEHTFGLERVSIGRYPAAELPLVFGDQEKLEQVFINVLKNAFDAVGSDGRIEVATEYDAEQQEVVVSIADSGPGIPRRIKDRIFDPFFSTKGVGKGTGLGLSVTFGIIRDHGGKIDVESPPGAPLREWPGGANGGEGRGTVFIIRLPVYRDSENKEGRAVAHGEDSGSR, from the coding sequence GTGAGGTTCGTTTACCGCATAAACAGACGGCTCCGGCTTCGCACCAAGATATCGCTGAGCATCATCCTCATACTGCTCGCCCTGGGGAGCGGCCTCTCCCTGGTCATCAGCAGAATCGCGTCGGAGGCGCTCCTCGAGGAGAACAAGATGAGGGGGATATCGGGCGCCGTCTCTCTCGGCTCCCGGGCGGCAGAGCCGCTGCTGACCATGGATTTCCTCGAGATGAAGAAGGCCGTCGACGAGGTGGTGCGCGGGAACAAGGACCTCTCCTACGTATTCATCCAAGACCGCTACGGCGAGCCGCTGGTGCATACCTTTACAGGCGGGTTTCCCGTTGACCTGAAGGCCGTGAATACCGTGGCCGACGGGACAGGGCATCACGTTCGCCTTATCACGACCGGCGCCGAGGTGATCTACGATGTCGCGGTGCCGGTCATGGCCGGCAGCGACCGCCTCGGCACCGCACGGGTCGGCATGTCCCGCGCCCATGCCCAGCAGGTGGTGAGCAAGCTCGTGGGGGCGACGGTGCTGTCTACCGTGCTCGGCATCCTGATAGCGGGCTTTGTCAGCACCGCGCTCGCCCGGACCGTGACGAAGAGGATACGGCTCCTCCACGACTCGGCCGAAGAGCTCATCAAAGGCAACCTGGACATCTCCATGCTGCCGGAAGTGAAGCAGCAGTGCTGGGAGACGATGAAGTGCGCCAAGCGTGAATGCCCTGCCTACGGCAACACCCGACAGCGCTGCTGGTATCTCGTCGGCACCCTCTGCCAGTCCTGCGTCGAGAAGAACTACGAGGACAAGATCAGGAACTGCTTCGACTGCAAGGTATACCGAGGCAATACCGGGGACGAGATCCAGGACCTCTCGGAATTCTTCAACATCATGGCGCTGATCCTGCGGGACCGCCTGCAGGCCCTGCTCAAGACCGAGGCGAGCCTCAAGCAGCAGCAGCAGCTCTTCCGCACCATCCTCGATGTGACGCCCGACAGCGTCTCGCTGCAGGACCGGTCGTTCCGGTTCCAGGCGGTCAACCAGTCATTCTGCAGAATGGCGGGCAGGGGCGAGGACGAGATCATCGGGAAGACGGACGCCGACCTCTTCAACCCCGAGCTCGCCGAGGTCAACCGGCAGGAGAACCTCCGGATCGTCGAGACCGGGGAATCCCTCTCGGCCGAGCGGAAGACGAGAAAGGCGGGGGGCATCCGCTGGTTCCATCTCGTCAAGACGCCGGTCTTCGATGCGGACGGCAGTGTCGCCGGCATCCTCTGCAACAGCACCGACATTACCGAGCTCAAGCGGCTCCACGAGCAGATCATCCGGTCCCAGAAGATGGAGTCCCTGGGACAGCTCGCTGCGGGCGTTGCGCACGAGATCAACACGCCGCTCGGGATCATCCTGGGGAATACCCAGCTGCTGCTCGAGGATACCGCAGCCGGCACCGAGGCGCACGAGACCCTGCAGACGATCGAGAAGTACGCCCGGATCTCGAAGAAGATCGTCGCGGACCTGCTCCACTTTTCGCGCCATGCCCAGAGCGTCAAGAGGCCGCTCGACATCAACAGCACCCTGACGCAGGTGGTCGATATCGTGGAGCACACCTTCGGCCTCGAACGGGTCTCGATCGGGCGGTACCCGGCGGCGGAGCTTCCCCTCGTCTTCGGAGACCAGGAGAAGCTCGAGCAGGTCTTCATCAATGTGCTCAAGAACGCCTTCGACGCCGTAGGGTCGGACGGCAGGATCGAGGTCGCCACAGAGTACGACGCGGAGCAGCAGGAAGTGGTCGTCTCGATCGCGGACAGCGGTCCGGGGATCCCGCGGCGGATAAAGGACAGGATATTCGATCCCTTTTTCAGCACCAAGGGGGTCGGCAAGGGGACGGGGCTCGGTCTCTCGGTGACCTTCGGCATCATAAGGGACCACGGAGGAAAGATCGATGTCGAGAGCCCCCCGGGCGCGCCCCTGAGGGAATGGCCCGGCGGCGCGAACGGCGGCGAGGGCAGGGGGACGGTCTTTATCATACGGCTGCCGGTGTATCGTGATTCTGAAAACAAGGAAGGGAGAGCAGTTGCCCATGGCGAAGATAGTGGTTCTCGATGA
- a CDS encoding response regulator, translating into MAKIVVLDDIAEAVTLIRKILERKGHEVVGFTEEEEAIAYAQAHAVDLAILDIKLKKMSGIEVLAEIRKVNPAVKVIMLTGYPTLETAKDAVRLGASEYCVKPFEKEELEEKVADVLK; encoded by the coding sequence ATGGCGAAGATAGTGGTTCTCGATGACATAGCCGAGGCGGTCACCCTGATACGCAAAATCCTCGAACGCAAGGGGCACGAGGTCGTGGGGTTCACCGAGGAGGAGGAGGCGATCGCCTATGCGCAGGCGCATGCGGTGGATCTCGCCATTCTCGATATCAAGCTGAAGAAGATGAGCGGCATCGAGGTGCTGGCCGAAATCAGGAAGGTGAATCCCGCGGTCAAGGTGATCATGCTGACCGGGTATCCGACCCTCGAGACGGCGAAGGACGCGGTGCGGCTGGGAGCGAGCGAGTATTGCGTAAAACCCTTCGAAAAGGAAGAACTGGAAGAAAAGGTGGCCGATGTCTTAAAGTAA
- a CDS encoding dual specificity protein phosphatase family protein — protein sequence MAGYEVLWVTDSLATGAAPMSYDDLGTIRGQGIDAIVNLCAEYCDLHDIQRDYGFDVYYFPVVDDSAPNIKEMEEALDWLDEAIYLGKKVLVHCRLGLGRTGTFITAYLLRRGFGLKLARERLKRLRPNPTSFHQWRLLRKYDKQSGKLTLREPSIETKNLVDLGLYFTDYERLVDGVEAAIEAGSAGIRRCGRDTDACCHRFLHLQLIEAAYLHLSLNKRLSRNDRVDAAARAIAMHRVFSDEGDTPHSGDSTSSVIPADPECPAAAGYTCPLNREGRCIAYEYRPLTCRLHPIAADACDGDSCSDALDSGDSLSPEAINKELHDISKRLFFALNSSFLEDRSLLFPLTRVVSGKFVQDYFSFLSKI from the coding sequence ATGGCGGGCTACGAAGTGTTATGGGTTACCGATAGCCTGGCGACCGGCGCTGCGCCGATGTCCTATGACGACCTCGGCACCATACGGGGCCAGGGCATCGATGCCATCGTCAATCTCTGTGCCGAATATTGCGACCTGCACGACATCCAGCGCGACTACGGCTTCGATGTCTACTATTTTCCGGTCGTCGACGACTCCGCCCCGAACATCAAGGAGATGGAAGAGGCCCTCGACTGGCTCGATGAGGCGATCTACCTCGGCAAAAAGGTGCTGGTGCACTGCCGCCTCGGGCTCGGCCGGACCGGGACCTTCATCACCGCCTACCTGCTCCGGCGGGGGTTCGGCCTCAAGCTGGCGCGCGAGCGGCTGAAGCGGCTCCGGCCCAATCCCACGAGTTTTCACCAGTGGCGGCTGCTCCGGAAGTACGATAAACAATCGGGGAAGCTCACCCTGCGGGAGCCGTCGATAGAGACGAAGAACCTCGTCGACCTCGGCCTGTATTTCACCGATTACGAGCGCCTCGTAGACGGGGTCGAGGCGGCGATAGAAGCGGGCAGCGCCGGTATCCGGCGGTGCGGGAGGGACACCGATGCATGCTGCCACCGCTTCCTCCATCTGCAGCTCATCGAGGCAGCCTACCTGCACCTCTCGCTCAACAAACGGCTGAGCAGGAACGACCGGGTCGATGCCGCGGCCAGGGCGATCGCCATGCACCGGGTGTTTTCGGACGAAGGGGACACCCCCCATTCAGGCGATTCAACCAGTTCAGTAATCCCTGCCGATCCGGAATGTCCGGCTGCCGCCGGCTACACCTGTCCGTTGAATAGAGAGGGCAGGTGCATCGCCTATGAGTACCGTCCCCTCACCTGCCGCCTCCATCCCATCGCCGCTGACGCCTGCGATGGCGATTCCTGCAGTGATGCCCTGGATAGCGGGGATTCGCTCAGCCCCGAAGCGATCAATAAAGAGCTCCACGACATCTCGAAGCGCCTCTTTTTCGCCCTGAACTCTTCTTTTCTCGAGGACCGGAGCCTCCTCTTTCCCCTGACCCGGGTGGTTTCGGGCAAATTCGTGCAGGACTATTTCAGCTTTCTCTCGAAAATCTGA
- a CDS encoding ATP-binding protein, whose product MPFNTLPREGFISRDTELSHLKQLIAARDAATARNVLLEGARGIGKTELLKQLYRTVYQGSDTVVPFYYSFQRAALKGTHFARDYFMRFVRQYLASVKQDPSLVNAMSTPLTRLMPLIASLRAEWMIDLIEDFNEQVREGDLHGQLLGAISAPVTAAEKSGRTLLVMLDDFHLAPQLYEHQPGDVPGLVSLFESSLRSPVCPHILTGSPEGALESIFTDNAFRGQAERLFVRALDERAALGLFRYYCTALGIREQVESSLKFMKFLGGNPLYIRNAARSLWKMQKKELSERDLWECYSYEVSEGETAFYWSSILGEFIRDVDQRRVAIELLMHSIKSNTEFHDIGRLSRVLGIPERSIRQALDALQMSGIVQAGGSLRHLKDNVLQDFIQSLYLREVEGRSTERVRELIETKYYTEGSEAACFEMVIPMSSDAELVAARAVEQIGKNIHLNPDVTNHIQLALIEACINAMEHSGSYEKKVFLKFTVSPERIEIAIETPGKLFEPEFGEGVTAEDKLNTEHKRGWGLKLMRTVMDEVKVERIGEKTRVLLVKKIKPDEVLR is encoded by the coding sequence GTGCCCTTTAACACACTTCCCAGAGAAGGCTTCATCAGCAGGGATACCGAGCTCAGCCACCTGAAGCAGCTGATCGCTGCCCGCGACGCTGCCACTGCCCGCAACGTCCTCCTCGAGGGAGCACGGGGCATAGGCAAGACCGAGCTCCTGAAGCAGCTCTACCGCACCGTTTACCAGGGCAGCGATACCGTTGTCCCCTTCTACTATTCCTTTCAGCGAGCCGCGCTCAAGGGCACCCATTTCGCCCGTGACTACTTTATGCGCTTCGTCCGGCAGTATCTCGCCTCGGTGAAGCAGGACCCCTCGCTGGTCAACGCTATGAGCACCCCCCTTACCCGCCTGATGCCGCTCATCGCCTCGTTGCGGGCCGAATGGATGATCGACCTGATCGAGGACTTCAACGAGCAGGTGCGCGAAGGTGACCTGCACGGCCAGCTCCTCGGGGCGATCTCGGCGCCGGTGACCGCTGCGGAAAAGAGCGGGCGGACGCTGCTCGTGATGCTCGACGATTTCCATCTCGCCCCGCAGCTCTACGAGCATCAGCCCGGGGATGTGCCGGGCCTGGTCAGTCTCTTCGAGAGCTCCCTGCGGTCTCCCGTCTGCCCCCATATATTGACCGGCTCGCCGGAGGGAGCCCTCGAGTCGATCTTCACCGATAATGCCTTCAGGGGGCAGGCGGAGCGGCTCTTCGTCCGCGCCCTCGACGAGCGCGCGGCGCTGGGGCTCTTCAGATACTACTGCACTGCGCTCGGCATCAGGGAGCAGGTCGAGTCGTCGCTCAAGTTCATGAAATTCCTGGGGGGAAACCCCCTGTATATCAGAAACGCCGCCCGGTCGCTCTGGAAAATGCAGAAGAAAGAGCTGTCGGAGCGGGACCTCTGGGAGTGCTACAGCTACGAAGTCTCCGAAGGGGAGACCGCTTTTTACTGGTCCTCGATTCTCGGCGAGTTCATCCGCGACGTCGACCAGAGGAGGGTAGCCATAGAGCTGCTCATGCATTCGATCAAGTCGAACACCGAGTTCCACGACATCGGGAGACTCTCGCGCGTGCTCGGCATCCCGGAGCGGTCCATACGGCAGGCCCTCGATGCGCTCCAGATGTCGGGCATCGTGCAGGCGGGCGGCAGTCTCAGGCACCTGAAGGACAATGTGCTGCAGGACTTCATCCAGAGCCTCTACCTGCGGGAGGTCGAAGGGAGGAGCACGGAGCGGGTCCGGGAGCTCATCGAGACGAAGTATTATACCGAGGGCAGCGAGGCCGCCTGCTTCGAGATGGTCATCCCGATGAGCTCCGATGCCGAGCTCGTTGCAGCGCGGGCCGTCGAGCAGATCGGGAAGAACATACACCTGAACCCCGATGTCACCAACCATATCCAGCTCGCCCTCATCGAGGCATGTATCAATGCCATGGAGCACAGCGGCAGCTACGAGAAGAAGGTCTTCCTCAAATTTACGGTCAGCCCCGAGAGGATCGAGATCGCCATCGAGACGCCGGGGAAGCTCTTCGAGCCCGAGTTCGGCGAGGGCGTCACTGCCGAAGACAAGCTCAATACGGAGCACAAGCGCGGGTGGGGTCTCAAGCTGATGCGCACCGTCATGGACGAAGTGAAGGTGGAGCGGATAGGGGAAAAGACCAGGGTGCTGCTCGTGAAAAAAATAAAGCCTGACGAGGTGTTGCGGTGA
- a CDS encoding STAS domain-containing protein has product MKAANFNVTTKLNDRVAVIYPRGYLNNITGEDLVDASSACLGKGVKNIVLNFSETEFINSIGISLLLTIIERLRESGGSLCFTNMSKMYAETFQVLGLTKYVAVFDREEDALRHFGGSPLQ; this is encoded by the coding sequence GTGAAAGCAGCAAATTTCAACGTCACGACGAAGCTCAACGACCGTGTCGCCGTCATCTATCCCCGGGGATACCTGAACAACATCACGGGCGAGGACCTTGTCGACGCCTCTTCCGCCTGCCTCGGCAAAGGCGTAAAGAACATCGTGCTGAATTTCAGCGAGACCGAGTTCATCAACAGCATCGGCATCTCCCTGCTCCTGACGATCATCGAGCGGCTCAGGGAGTCGGGCGGAAGCCTCTGCTTTACCAATATGAGCAAGATGTACGCCGAGACGTTCCAGGTGCTCGGCCTGACGAAGTACGTTGCGGTCTTCGACAGGGAAGAGGATGCGCTGCGGCATTTCGGCGGCAGCCCCCTGCAATGA
- a CDS encoding HD domain-containing phosphohydrolase → MSLELKKALYHISSLVDLGQEVTSSKNFYVKIQSVLYSIMGTFLANRGAIFVYEKDTGALIPLAKKGFQKTEIPMLTFSIEHMLPLRKNEPCRLGGNGNSSALFYGLKEELLQSGFEIFIPLWVRDEFIGAIALSSKFTEEPYTPDDLELLRVIAHQIGITLSNHALFINLSEQLDRNRKLYEEMRRIYHDTIQAFAAAIDAKDAYTKNHSQRVARYSVAIARELGWSESDIEGIYIAGFLHDVGKLVVNNEVLNKKEPLTNQEWHELRSHSSVSYKISSKIKFPWKDVVKMIKHHHERLDGNGYPDSLTGADLSEGAKILILADSFDAMTTDRPYKPRLELREALEELKKCLGTQFEPRIVAAFCRVLDKEIKGELPEPHILPHLDEGFDPSIISEILQALIEELSE, encoded by the coding sequence ATGAGCCTCGAGCTGAAAAAAGCGCTGTACCATATTTCATCCCTCGTCGACCTCGGCCAGGAGGTGACCTCGTCGAAAAACTTCTACGTCAAGATACAGTCGGTCCTCTATTCCATCATGGGGACCTTTCTCGCGAACCGGGGAGCCATATTCGTGTATGAGAAGGATACGGGAGCGCTCATCCCCCTGGCGAAGAAGGGCTTTCAGAAGACCGAAATCCCGATGCTGACCTTCAGCATCGAGCACATGCTGCCGCTCAGGAAGAACGAGCCCTGCCGGCTCGGCGGCAACGGAAACAGCTCCGCGCTCTTCTACGGGCTGAAGGAAGAGCTGCTCCAGTCGGGCTTCGAGATATTCATCCCCCTCTGGGTGAGGGACGAGTTCATCGGCGCTATCGCGCTGAGCAGCAAATTCACCGAGGAGCCCTATACCCCCGACGACCTCGAGCTCCTCAGGGTCATCGCCCACCAGATCGGCATCACCCTGAGCAACCACGCCCTCTTCATCAACCTCTCGGAGCAGCTCGACAGGAACCGGAAGCTCTACGAAGAGATGCGGCGCATCTACCACGACACCATCCAGGCCTTCGCCGCCGCCATCGACGCGAAGGACGCCTATACCAAGAACCACTCCCAGCGCGTGGCGCGCTATTCCGTGGCGATCGCCCGGGAGCTCGGCTGGAGCGAGTCCGATATCGAGGGCATCTATATCGCGGGATTCCTGCACGATGTGGGGAAGCTGGTGGTCAACAACGAAGTGCTCAACAAGAAGGAGCCGCTGACGAACCAGGAGTGGCATGAGCTGCGGAGCCACTCCTCGGTCTCGTACAAGATCAGCTCGAAGATAAAGTTCCCCTGGAAAGACGTGGTGAAGATGATCAAGCACCACCACGAGCGGCTCGACGGCAACGGCTATCCCGATTCGCTGACCGGCGCCGACCTGAGCGAGGGCGCCAAGATCCTCATCCTCGCCGACTCATTCGACGCGATGACCACGGACCGGCCCTACAAGCCGCGGCTGGAGCTGAGGGAGGCCCTGGAGGAGCTGAAGAAGTGCCTGGGGACCCAGTTCGAGCCGCGCATCGTCGCTGCCTTCTGCAGGGTGCTCGACAAGGAGATAAAGGGTGAGCTTCCCGAACCGCATATACTGCCCCACCTCGACGAGGGATTCGATCCCTCCATCATTTCGGAGATCCTCCAGGCGCTGATCGAAGAGCTCTCCGAGTAG
- a CDS encoding EAL domain-containing protein, giving the protein MIHKAYKVIVTRTCPSCGLGFTNTIAKNVYECNYSQCHARFDFSIFSDEEIRKALNTENGEARAPEASSEESGAPPLDFSVFSSGSAEERQRTYGELPERAGAAGTAALNGELTPERVESLENSLVQAIGRGELVVHYQPQIDSSLNRVTGAEALVRWNHPERGLLVPEEFLPLAEESGLIVALDEWVLRTACEQVSAWQSQGRPPLRVTVNLSARQFRQPQLIETVSRALNETGLGPERLEIEITEAIALQDIELAVATLQQLQELGVTLSLDDFGTGYSSLNYLRKLPVQRIKIDRTVTRGITENPDDLAVVRAVVAMGSGLGLKAVAEGVETIDQLMLLQKNGCDEVQGFYFSRPLPPDEFAAFKVIYK; this is encoded by the coding sequence ATGATACACAAAGCATACAAAGTCATCGTGACCCGCACCTGCCCGTCCTGCGGGCTGGGGTTTACCAATACGATCGCCAAGAATGTTTATGAATGCAACTACTCCCAATGCCATGCGCGGTTCGATTTCTCGATATTTTCCGACGAGGAGATCAGAAAGGCGCTCAATACGGAAAACGGCGAGGCCAGGGCCCCGGAGGCGTCGTCCGAAGAGAGCGGCGCACCTCCCCTCGATTTCAGCGTCTTCAGCAGCGGAAGCGCCGAGGAAAGACAGAGGACCTATGGGGAGCTGCCTGAGCGGGCCGGCGCAGCCGGTACGGCTGCATTGAACGGGGAGCTGACCCCGGAAAGGGTTGAAAGCCTCGAAAACAGCCTGGTACAAGCCATAGGGCGCGGCGAGCTGGTGGTGCATTACCAGCCCCAGATCGACAGCTCGCTCAACAGGGTCACCGGCGCCGAGGCGCTGGTGCGCTGGAACCATCCTGAAAGGGGACTGCTCGTACCGGAGGAGTTCCTTCCCCTGGCCGAAGAGAGCGGCCTTATCGTAGCCCTCGATGAGTGGGTGCTGCGCACCGCCTGTGAACAGGTTTCGGCGTGGCAGAGCCAGGGGCGCCCGCCGCTCCGGGTGACGGTCAATCTGTCTGCCCGGCAGTTCCGGCAGCCGCAGCTCATCGAGACGGTCTCCCGGGCGCTGAACGAGACAGGGCTCGGTCCCGAGCGGCTCGAAATCGAGATTACCGAGGCGATCGCCCTGCAGGATATCGAGCTGGCCGTCGCCACCCTGCAGCAGCTGCAGGAGCTGGGGGTTACGCTCTCGCTCGACGACTTCGGGACCGGCTATTCGTCGTTGAACTATCTGAGGAAGCTCCCTGTGCAGCGGATAAAGATCGACAGGACGGTGACGAGAGGCATCACGGAGAATCCCGATGACCTCGCGGTCGTAAGAGCGGTCGTCGCCATGGGGTCCGGCCTCGGCCTGAAGGCGGTCGCCGAAGGGGTCGAGACGATCGACCAGCTGATGCTCCTCCAGAAGAACGGCTGCGACGAGGTCCAGGGATTCTATTTCAGCAGGCCGCTTCCGCCGGATGAGTTCGCAGCATTCAAGGTTATCTACAAGTAG